DNA from Platichthys flesus chromosome 20, fPlaFle2.1, whole genome shotgun sequence:
ACTCTTGTTTCGTTCGTTAAAACGCACGATCGTCGCTTCAAATAAAAACCAGCGAGCCCAacatgctgcagctgctctgccgGGACGGAGCTCCTCCACCCGGGGTTACTACAACACGGCGAAGCCCAGGTACCCCGGACCGGGCGGAGAGCCCCACGTGCGGGTGGTGGACCTCCGCAGCGACACGGTGACCAAGCCCGGGCCCGCGATGCGACAGGCCATGGCGGAGGCCGAGGTCGGAGATGATGTGATGGGAGAGGATCCCACAGTTAACGGTAAGAGCTGAGAGTTTCATGGGCAACTAACTGAAataacttatttatacatattcaaATATACTTTACTGCTAACCAGGATCTTTGAAGTGCTGTAAATAGACTAGATAAATATTGAAAACCTGTTTTCCTTGATTGTAAACTGTCACTATAGGTAATACGGTTCATGGACCTCTGGAAAAGATTGTTGTCTCTACATGTTTAGAATATAGAATATTTTGAATCTGTTGACTCGTATTAACACTACAATACAATTCAAATTACAatattacatatatacatatatgacaGTAGCTGTTTTTCAATTTGAGATTATTAACtactaaatgttttattatattgatgCAGCTTTCAATATACGGTATTACTCACAGTTGGTCACACTTCATTGTTTCAGATGTGTTCATGTGCATCTATTGAAAGGAATTATTAACTCTACTTAAACTAGTTAAGGACCAATAATATACACTTCTTCTCAATTGCATAACATAATAAAGGATAGTTCACTGTAAAATGAaatttcactcattatctactcagcgCTAGGGCGATGGAGGGtagggtgaagtgtttgaatccacaaaacacctttggagactcaaagatgaaagattctcagaagtaaaaaaaacaaacaatgctcCTCTGGTGTCATCTAAGTTTCTGTTTATCCCGACACACAAATCTGACTTGTAATGGCataatttacactgtgttttaagcATGTCACACATGACCCAAATTACCCAAATTCCCCCTACCTTTCCGGGAGAGTAGTTTGGTTGATGCACAGCGGCTTCTACTTTAACTTGTCTACAATCTTTGAATTATATCTGCAGAGTTACAAAGAATCGCAGCGGACATGTTTGGGATGGAGGCGGCGCTCTTCGTCCCCACTGGAACCATGAGTAACCTCATCGCAGGTGATCCCAGCTTTTACTGGCATGGGTGTAAAACCATTTTCCCGAGTTCAGAAGGGTCACAAATGTGCACGCTTTTCATTATGCAGTGATGGTGCACTGTCGGGAGCGAGGGGACGAGATGATTGTGGGCGATGTGTCGCACATACACATCTATGAGCAAGGAGGGAGTGCACAGGTGAGCGTGTCGGAGCGGCACTCCTCTGTAGTGTGGGCCCCTCGTCCACAGGGACTAAaactgcatgtttgtgttgacgCAGCTGGCCGGTGTCCACGCCAACACGTTGACCACGCTCCCCGATGGATCGTTTGATTTGATGCAGCTGGAATCAAAGATCCGCCACGGTTACCCCGACCCCCACTACCCTCGCACACGCCTCATATGtgtggagaacacacacaacatccaggGAGGACGTGTGCTGCCTCTGACCTTCCTGCAGGAGGTGGGAGTGGTTTATTTGTTCTGAGGTACCTGCTTTATTCAAGCAGAGTGGATAACTTTAGTTCACAAGTTTGTTCACCTCCCAATGCTGTGTTTCCATCAACAAGGTTCGTGCTTTAGCGGACAGATACGGTCTGTCGGTTCACATGGACGGAGCCAGGGTGATGAACGCCGCTGTGGCCCAGGGAGTGCATCCACAAACCatactgcagcacacacacactgtcagtgtGTGCCTCTCCAAGGtgtgactgaaaaacacaaagactctAAAATGTATACTTCTATTTTAGagaattcatgttttaaaaaccGTCGAAGCATTTGCAGAATTCACTTTGCTGTGTGTCTCAGGGTCTGGGTGCCCCTGTGGGTACCATGCTGGCCGGACCCAAAGACTTCATCGCCCGAGCGCTGCGGTGCCGTAAAGCTCTGGGTGGGGGGATGCGGCAGGCCGGTGTACTCGCAGCGGCTGGAAAAGTGTCTTTACTGGATATGGTGGGACGACTGGAGGAGGATCACCGCAACGCAAGAACCTTCGCTCAAGGTGAGCAGCTGATGTCTTTCCTCGTGAAAGCGTAATCAATGACTGGCTGCCGTCACGCTGCCTGCTTGTAATTCTTCCCTGTCTCTTCTTGTCCTCGCTCAGCTCTGCTCGACTTTGACCCTCTGTTTGCCGTTGACATGGCGGCCGTGGAGACAAACATCCTGCGTTTCTATTTGAAGGAGCCCAGTTTGAGTCCCGCCGAGTTCTGCGCCCGCATGGTCCAGGTcggcgagggagaggaggctgcACTGGGACAAGGGGTACAAGTTCTCATGTACCCGCATTTTGAAAACTCGGTCCGGGCTGTGTGGCATCTAGGGATCTCCCCTGAAGATACCCAGCTGGCCATCCAGAAAATGCAATTTGTTGCATCTCAGCACTTGAAGGAGAAAGGCAGGGACCAGTGAAACCTTATGTTTGATTTAAGGTTGAATTAATAGGACTGATCATAGAAATGTAATCTAGGAAAAGACTTGAGGACATAAAAACTACTGAAGTCACTTTGGATCATGGACCTCTTTATATCCATTGTTATTTAGTGATTTTCTAATTGCTCTGCATTAAATTTAACAAACTTGTGTCTCTTGTCAGAGTTTGCTTTATTAGTTATAGTTATAATAAGAGATTGGCTTAACCATTCTTGGAATTTGTATCTCTTAACCTGTTTTCTCAACCTGTCGATAGGAGTGACATGGAACATCTGGTGTTGGATGCGGTATCGAAATATTCCAGTGTGAATTTAATTATACTCCTGTCCTTAGATACTTGATCATAACAGTCTAATAACAATATCAGaatatatcatcatcatcattagtAGTATTGTTGTTGTAGTATCGttgttgtagtagtagtagtaggaTTGTTGTATAAGTAGTACTAGTAGATGTCATATAGAGGGAACAGCTCAAATTTACCATTACTAAAAAAGTATTGATAAAGGGGGCGTGGCTCCAAGTGAAGAAACAAGAGCATAAAACCCGCAGGCAAATCAGATAAAAGTccaaataagataagataagataatcctttatttgtCCCACAATGGGGGACTTTGCAGTATTACAACATCAAGAGTCAAAAAGGCATCAGCAATTAATTAGTAACACTTATgtttgaaaaatagaaaaaaatagaaaaaatgtatgtaaccaaacaaatattcaaagtGTAAAGATAGGGAAGAAATTCTGGGCAATGATTCAAAAGAACCTTTAAATATCAATGTCTGAATACAAGTGAATATGCGATAGGTAGGAAGGAGTAACACAAGAagtaaacaatacaaataaagtagATGAAGGTTGGTTAAAATGGTCACGTAGCCTGCATCCTTATCTTTTGTGTGGAATTACATGGTTTTGGTGGATGGTTTAAAAAAGGCAGAGCTGCCCATTTTCctgattgtgtgattgtttgcaacaagaaaaacacacagggcATCAGTGATGCAGGACAGAAACTCCTGGGATGTTCTACTTCAGTATTTTAATCTATTAACATGCATGAACAAGTTTTGGATCAACTGATACAAATTGTGAAACAACTGGTTTACTGCAGCCTAACCAAAATCATACAAAGCAAGACTGTGCAATGAGAAGTAAGAAGAACTGAGGCAGCCACCCTGAGCATCACCAAAGGGTCATTCATATACTCACACACTTGACTTTGCCACATATAAATTTGGACATTTGGAATGTATATCCTTCGATACAAATCTTTGTGCAGAACGCAGAAGTCAAAGAAAGCAAACTGTAGACGCACAACCTTCAAATATCCATATACAACAG
Protein-coding regions in this window:
- the LOC133975985 gene encoding uncharacterized protein LOC133975985, with amino-acid sequence MSVKALTCRLLFRSLKRTIVASNKNQRAQHAAAALPGRSSSTRGYYNTAKPRYPGPGGEPHVRVVDLRSDTVTKPGPAMRQAMAEAEVGDDVMGEDPTVNELQRIAADMFGMEAALFVPTGTMSNLIAVMVHCRERGDEMIVGDVSHIHIYEQGGSAQLAGVHANTLTTLPDGSFDLMQLESKIRHGYPDPHYPRTRLICVENTHNIQGGRVLPLTFLQEVRALADRYGLSVHMDGARVMNAAVAQGVHPQTILQHTHTVSVCLSKGLGAPVGTMLAGPKDFIARALRCRKALGGGMRQAGVLAAAGKVSLLDMVGRLEEDHRNARTFAQALLDFDPLFAVDMAAVETNILRFYLKEPSLSPAEFCARMVQVGEGEEAALGQGVQVLMYPHFENSVRAVWHLGISPEDTQLAIQKMQFVASQHLKEKGRDQ